TCCGCTCCAAATCATCGCCGCACCGGGATTTTTGGTTCCGACAAAACCGCCTGAAATCGTCACATAAGCGCCGGATACGGCTGCAATCGCTTCTGAGCCTACATGGTCTCCGCTGCCGTACACCACGCCGCCACTCATCTCGAAGCGGCTGCCCGCATCATGTGCAAATACGCTCTGGCCGGTCCCGAGAATGCCGCCGGACAGCAGCTTTACAGTACCGCCTGCTCCCAGGTTAAGCCCGCTTCCGCTGTAGCCTCCATTATTTATATAATCAATATATCCATCCGCAGCCGCTGAGGTATCACAGATTGTCAATACCCCGGCCGAGACGTAGACCGCTCCGTCTGTGCCTGTCTCTCCGCCGCCATACACCTCGCGGACGATCCGGTAACCGTTCAAGTCCAGTGTTACTCCAACACCTGAGCGGCTGTAGGAGATTGCGTCTCCAAGGGTTACATCTGAGATCAGAGCCACGGTCTGGCCGTCTGCCGCATTACTCAGCGCTGTACCCACATCGGCGTACCGGACACCGGTGGTTGTGTTCTCAATGACATTGCTCGCTTCGCCTGCAAATACTGTGCCGCCTCCTCCCATCTGCAGACTGAAGGCCATCACAACGGACAGCAGCAACGCAAGAGAACGGTTGAACCTTCTCCTTTTCATCCCAAATCCATCCCCTCATCTTAAGTATTCTAGACGTGCCTATATCCGCGTTCATTATATTCAGGTCCAATTACAAACCAATTACAAATTCCGACACCATTCGTGCCTGAAAACAAAAAAAGCCTGCCTATTGGCAGACAGATCATGTGAAAATGGTATAATTACGAAATATCCTCTACAGCCAGCATTAACTCATCATACCGGCAGATGTAAGCCTCCCGCCGCAGAGCAGACCAGAGCCAATCCTCGCTCTCCAGATATTCACCGCTGTAGCAGTTCAAGGCCTGCTTCGCCGCATCGAGGGAATTCGACACCCTGAACCGCTGGTATGCCTCATCAAACGCTCTGACATCCCAATCGACATCATTGACGGTCAGGGCGTATTTGCCGTTGCTGTAAGCGAGCAGAATCCGTGATTTTCCGGCATCCTTCAGATTTTTGCGGAGCGCATGCAGACACACCTGGAGATACGTCTGAGCCCGCTCGGGCGAAGAATCCGGCCACAGATCATCGCACAGCTTATATTTGGAGATCCACTTCCCCTCATGCTGCAAAAAATAAGCAAACAGCTCTCTCGCCCGGTTGCGGTTCCATTTCAGCACCTGGTTATCGACCGATATCTCGAAGGTGCCCAAGCAGCGAATCCGGCAGCTTGAAGGAGCGGGGGCAGGATTCGCCGCAAGCCGCTTCAGCACCTTGTTCACCGTCTGCTCCAGCCGCTCGGGACGGATTGGCTTCAAGAGATAATCAATGGCATTCACCTCGAACGCCTGGGCAGCATAATGATTATAGGCAGTTACAAAAACCACCTGCAGCTCCGGATTCCTTGCGGTCAATTGCTCGGCCAGCTCAATCCCGTTCATTCCCGGCAGATCAATATCCAGAAACGCACCGCCTGCCCTGTGCAGCTCCATATCCTCAAGCGCCTTGACGGGATCTGTGTAAGTGGCGACAACTTCAACTTCATTGCAATTCCTAAGCATGATTTCGAGATCCTCCAGAATGGACGGCTCGTCATCGACCAGTATCACCCGCAGCATCTATTTGCTCCCCCCGGCTTCCATTCCTTCACGGTTCCTTCACAATTCATCCACAAATTATCATATCCGCGCCTTATCCGTCAATCAACCAAAAGGGCTAAATGGCCCTACAATTGTTAGTCCATAACGCAAACAACGGTGCACCCGTAATGGGAGCACCGTTGCCGTTTACTTTCTTCCATAGCTTCAGTGCTTCACTTGGTCTACAGCTTCCAGATCCGGTACAGAATCACCGCAGCTTCCGCACGGGAGAGGGTGTCCCCCGGGGCAAGCTTGCCCGTCTTACCGTTCACTACGCCGTATTTCAGCAGGGCAGATACGCTGTCCTTGGCATAGGCGGAGATTTGACCGGCATCGGTGTAAGATGCCATTGATCCGCTGCCTTCAGCCGTGATTCCGGCCGCCTTCAGGGCACGCGCTGCAATCACCATCATCTCCTGACGGGTGATTGCACCCGCTGGCTTGAAGGTATTGCCTGCATAGCCTGTGACGATACCATGCTGCTTCGCGGCCGCAAGCTCCTTGCTGTATGCCGCGTTATTCTGTACATCGCTGAAGCCTGCAACTGCTTCAGCAGCAGCCTTAAGCTCCAGCACCTTCACCAGCGAGGCTGTGAAGTCTGCTCTGTTCATGGGAGCCGCAGGCATGAAGCTGTTGCCGCCGGGAAGGATATCGCGCGCAGTCATGGCAGCAGCTGCCTGCTTCGCCCATGACAGGCTGCCGAGATCTGTGAACGCAACCGGAGCGTATGCTGAGGCAAAGGTGCCGAACTCCGCAGTACGGAACACCAGCGCTTCCTTCGCTGCATCGTAACGGCTGTTCACCACCGCAGAGGGCGCACCGTTACCGGTGAGCGAACGGACCAGCAGGGAATCAGGTTCACTCTGCTCTTCCGCTGACGCTTTGTAAGGAATAGAGACCGTCATCTCGCTGCTGCCAGGCAAAGCTACCTTCTGCCCGCCTGCGAGCAGGCTCAGCTCCACCACCGGACGGCTGCCGGTCTGCTGGAGAGCAGCGGCGCTCAGGCCTTCGGCTGTGGATTGCTTGACCCGGAGGCTAACATATTCCGTGGTTGCTGTAATCCCTGCGAGCTGCTCGCTTGGAATAGACAGCGTAGCAAGGCCGTTCTGGAGAACAAGCAGGTACTTCTCCGTCTTCAGGCCTTGAAGCGGCAATTGGGCTTCATAGGAGGCCACGCCGGCCAGGTTCGCCAGATCGATGATGATCTGCTTCCGTCCGTCTGCTGCCGGGGCCGCCTGCTTCAGGGCTTGCTGCCATAGCTCAGCCGTAACTACAGCCTTTGCCTCTGTGCCTTCGGTCTTCACGACAGGTCTGAGCGTCACCACACCCTCCTTGCTGTCTAACTGTGCAGTCTTAGGTGCAGGCGTGCTGGTGCTATAGCTGGTGCCGCCAGAGACTGGTGCTGGTGTAGCTGTTGGTTCCGGCGTGGCTTCCGGTGTCCGCGTTGGGGTTGGCGTCGGCTTCGTCGGCGGTTCAGCGCCGTCTTTGGCCTTAAGCGTCAGCACGCCGAAGACGGAGGTGTCCTGATAGCCGTTGCCGGTGGTGTCATTCCAGGCGGCCACACTTTGCCGGACGCCGCTCTTGGCATCGTTGATCTGCGTGTCGAAGCCGATCTTGGTACCGCCGGCTGGCGTGATTTTTTTGAACGGAATCTTCATTTCAATCATATAGTTAGTTCCGGTTACCTTGGTTGCCGACTCAAAGCCTGCACCAATAGCTACCGGACTGAAGGAGGCTTCATTGTCATAATTGACCCGGTATTGTCCGTCATCGCTCTCATAGAAGGTCGTGCGGCCGAAATTCTCATCCAGGAAAATCTCCACAGAGTCCTGCTCCCATGCATTCACATTGCTCTTGTCCAATTGAGCGTCATTCACTTGGACCAGCACATACAGATTCTGGTCATCCCACAGGGTACGCGTGGTTCCGCTTGCGCCCTGCCAGGCCATCTGATAACGGTTCACAGCCATCTCAGGCGCAGAAGCCCAGATGCCATCCACTGTTCCGTCAATAACCGGTGTGCCGTAGACTGCCTCTGACACGTTGGCTTCCGCTGTATCCGGCTCATGCTCAGCCATGAATTTGGCCGGATCAATGACCGCGTAGTAGGCTGGCTTCGCCTGTAAGTCCCTGTCGAACAGCAGCGGGCTTGACTCCGCTCTCCAGCTTGTGCGGTCATCCATGCCCCAGAAGGTTACCCGCGCGATATGGTCAGCATGGGCCTTGTAAATATTCATTAATTTGGCATACAGATAGCCTTGGGCAATCTGTTCCTTCTCCGTCTGCTTATTCCCGCTGCCGGCCTGAATATCCAGCTCGGTAATGCTGACCTCTACGCCAAGGGAGATGAACTTCTCCAGCGACAGCTTGACGTTATCTGGATTGGTATTGATATTGTAGTGCGCCTGCATTCCCACACCATCAATCAGCAGCTTGCCTGGATGGGTCAGCGCGTACTTCTCATTCAGTTCCTTAACCATACTGTAGATGGCCTGGGCCTTGTTCTGGTTATCGTCATTGTAATCGTTATAATACAGCTTGATATCCCATTCCGGATGCTGGTCCAGCACTTCTCTGGCCGCCAGGAACGCCTGCTCCAGATAGTCCGGGCCGATAGCATCATACCACGGAG
The window above is part of the Paenibacillus sp. FSL H8-0048 genome. Proteins encoded here:
- a CDS encoding response regulator, with product MLRVILVDDEPSILEDLEIMLRNCNEVEVVATYTDPVKALEDMELHRAGGAFLDIDLPGMNGIELAEQLTARNPELQVVFVTAYNHYAAQAFEVNAIDYLLKPIRPERLEQTVNKVLKRLAANPAPAPSSCRIRCLGTFEISVDNQVLKWNRNRARELFAYFLQHEGKWISKYKLCDDLWPDSSPERAQTYLQVCLHALRKNLKDAGKSRILLAYSNGKYALTVNDVDWDVRAFDEAYQRFRVSNSLDAAKQALNCYSGEYLESEDWLWSALRREAYICRYDELMLAVEDIS
- a CDS encoding endo-1,4-beta-xylanase, whose amino-acid sequence is MKRIIKQVSLVLLAALLLLPAGGYLPAAEAAEAQTTVYHETFANGAGKTSQSGGASLSAVKEVPFAGNADGAALYVNNRKDNWDGVDFKFTDLGLQHGKTYTVTAVVYVDAKVTLPEGAEAALQTVNSYGNYAATPYVAGQSVTLTKTFTVDTSATDSTKRDHSLRINSNDKGATVPFYLGDLLITTDSAPGGGEEPVREPALPFSKITFEDQELGGFTGRAGTETLTVTNEANHTEGGSYSLKVEGRSNTWHGPSLRVEKYVDKGSEYTLSAWVKLIEPASAQLQLSTQVGNDTGASYVALSPKTISTADGWVKYEGSYRYNSVGGEHLTLYIESSNNATASFYIDDINFEHTGTAPVDIQRDLTPLKTAYQNDFLIGNALSAEDLEGVRLDLLKMHHNAATAGNAMKPDALQPTKGNFTFTAADAMVNKVLAEGMKMHGHVLVWHQQSPAWMNTSSDGAGKSVPLGRDEALANLRAHIKGVMEHFGGRVISWDVVNEAMNDNPSNPNNWQAALRKAPWYDAIGPDYLEQAFLAAREVLDQHPEWDIKLYYNDYNDDNQNKAQAIYSMVKELNEKYALTHPGKLLIDGVGMQAHYNINTNPDNVKLSLEKFISLGVEVSITELDIQAGSGNKQTEKEQIAQGYLYAKLMNIYKAHADHIARVTFWGMDDRTSWRAESSPLLFDRDLQAKPAYYAVIDPAKFMAEHEPDTAEANVSEAVYGTPVIDGTVDGIWASAPEMAVNRYQMAWQGASGTTRTLWDDQNLYVLVQVNDAQLDKSNVNAWEQDSVEIFLDENFGRTTFYESDDGQYRVNYDNEASFSPVAIGAGFESATKVTGTNYMIEMKIPFKKITPAGGTKIGFDTQINDAKSGVRQSVAAWNDTTGNGYQDTSVFGVLTLKAKDGAEPPTKPTPTPTRTPEATPEPTATPAPVSGGTSYSTSTPAPKTAQLDSKEGVVTLRPVVKTEGTEAKAVVTAELWQQALKQAAPAADGRKQIIIDLANLAGVASYEAQLPLQGLKTEKYLLVLQNGLATLSIPSEQLAGITATTEYVSLRVKQSTAEGLSAAALQQTGSRPVVELSLLAGGQKVALPGSSEMTVSIPYKASAEEQSEPDSLLVRSLTGNGAPSAVVNSRYDAAKEALVFRTAEFGTFASAYAPVAFTDLGSLSWAKQAAAAMTARDILPGGNSFMPAAPMNRADFTASLVKVLELKAAAEAVAGFSDVQNNAAYSKELAAAKQHGIVTGYAGNTFKPAGAITRQEMMVIAARALKAAGITAEGSGSMASYTDAGQISAYAKDSVSALLKYGVVNGKTGKLAPGDTLSRAEAAVILYRIWKL